The Planctomycetota bacterium genome includes a window with the following:
- a CDS encoding SDR family oxidoreductase, translated as MSEHAVIVTGGSKGMGANISAAFHAAGHRVVIAGRNDTGLAKKLGERARFVETDVRKPKSLAELVKRTIDWSGRLDTLVNNAGLSAWRPLAEIDENFWQDMVDTNLKSVLFASQAALSHLKRGASIINISSLAGKRGSSNNSVYCATKFGVNAVTQSLAKELGPAGIRVNAVCPVYVVTDGLAEALDKPNTPTNGQDMKAYLANFAATQTALGVLPTADQVAATCVFLASAAAGAITGQCINVDCGVLPQ; from the coding sequence ATGTCCGAACACGCAGTCATCGTCACCGGCGGATCCAAGGGAATGGGCGCCAACATCTCGGCGGCCTTTCATGCGGCGGGTCATCGCGTCGTCATCGCGGGCCGCAATGACACCGGCCTGGCCAAGAAACTCGGCGAGCGCGCTCGATTCGTCGAGACCGATGTGCGCAAGCCGAAATCGCTCGCGGAGCTGGTCAAGCGCACCATCGACTGGTCCGGCCGCCTCGACACGCTGGTGAACAATGCGGGACTCTCCGCGTGGCGGCCCCTGGCCGAGATCGATGAAAATTTCTGGCAGGACATGGTGGACACCAACCTCAAGAGCGTCCTCTTCGCATCGCAGGCCGCGCTTTCGCACCTGAAGCGCGGCGCGTCGATCATCAACATTTCCAGTCTGGCCGGCAAGCGCGGCAGCAGCAACAACTCGGTCTACTGCGCCACCAAGTTCGGAGTGAACGCCGTCACGCAGTCGCTGGCGAAGGAGCTCGGCCCCGCCGGCATCCGCGTCAACGCGGTCTGCCCGGTCTATGTCGTCACCGATGGACTTGCGGAGGCCCTCGACAAGCCCAATACGCCGACCAACGGCCAGGACATGAAGGCCTATCTCGCCAATTTCGCGGCCACGCAGACCGCACTTGGTGTGCTGCCGACCGCCGACCAGGTCGCCGCAACCTGCGTGTTTCTGGCTTCTGCGGCCGCCGGAGCCATCACGGGTCAGTGCATCAACGTTGATTGCGGCGTCCTGCCCCAGTGA
- a CDS encoding ATP-grasp domain-containing protein: MTTVLITAIGGDIAQGLATILREAYPQFRLVGMDIHERHGGQLSVDALHKAPPVADPNYLAWLSDLMRREKVNHCIPTSEAELVFLARQGLAAVADVPLVMPNAKSVLVGCDKLSTAQFLTSIGCPGPWTLAAADADATVPLPCVFKPRCSAGSKSVFICKTFAEIAFYRERHPNSVVQELLLPAEQEVTCAIYRTKDGRTAVLQLLRTLVGGFTGWARVIDNPEVSKQCVQIAEALDLSGGINAQLRLTDRGPRIFEINPRFSSTLLLRHKMGFRDGLWSMQEALGEKVSFYHPPVGTTGVRVQDAAVLGNGKQGSCA; the protein is encoded by the coding sequence ATGACGACCGTGCTCATTACAGCCATTGGCGGAGACATCGCCCAGGGACTGGCGACAATTCTTCGCGAGGCCTATCCCCAGTTTCGACTGGTGGGCATGGACATTCACGAGCGCCACGGCGGGCAGCTCTCCGTGGACGCGCTCCACAAAGCCCCGCCGGTAGCGGATCCAAACTATCTCGCTTGGCTTTCGGATCTCATGCGCAGAGAGAAAGTGAATCACTGCATTCCAACCTCCGAAGCGGAGCTGGTGTTCCTCGCCAGGCAAGGACTCGCCGCGGTCGCGGATGTTCCGCTGGTCATGCCCAACGCAAAATCCGTTCTGGTTGGATGCGACAAGTTGTCGACCGCGCAATTCCTCACGTCCATCGGATGCCCGGGTCCCTGGACCCTTGCTGCGGCCGACGCCGACGCCACGGTGCCGCTGCCCTGCGTGTTCAAGCCGCGCTGCAGCGCGGGATCCAAATCGGTTTTCATCTGCAAGACTTTTGCGGAGATCGCCTTCTACCGGGAGCGCCATCCCAACTCCGTGGTTCAGGAACTCCTGCTGCCGGCCGAGCAGGAAGTGACCTGCGCCATCTACCGCACCAAGGATGGACGCACCGCCGTGCTGCAGTTGCTGCGCACGCTGGTCGGCGGCTTCACAGGCTGGGCGCGGGTCATCGACAATCCCGAGGTGTCGAAGCAGTGCGTCCAGATCGCCGAAGCCCTGGACCTTTCCGGCGGCATCAACGCCCAGCTGCGCCTGACCGACCGAGGGCCGCGGATCTTCGAAATCAATCCGCGATTTTCCTCGACGCTGCTGCTGCGGCACAAGATGGGATTCCGCGACGGCCTCTGGTCGATGCAGGAAGCCCTCGGCGAGAAGGTTTCGTTTTATCATCCGCCCGTCGGAACCACCGGCGTCCGGGTCCAGGACGCGGCGGTCCTGGGAAACGGGAAGCAAGGCTCCTGCGCATGA
- a CDS encoding GNAT family N-acetyltransferase, producing MSEARKSVARTAEPIAIETQRFLLRPLTEADATDRYLQWLADENARRFITAASGTNTLETLRHFVRERCGRDDVLFLGIFDRTTGLHIGNIKYEPVDSAKGYAIMGLLIGDAGSRGSGVAGEVLEASAAWLRLHRGIRQIVLGVQKDNVAAIRAYEKAGFKIAVTPHIPNPAGNALTMVRSL from the coding sequence ATGAGCGAGGCGCGGAAGAGCGTGGCGCGGACCGCCGAGCCCATCGCCATCGAGACGCAGCGATTCCTGCTGCGCCCGCTGACCGAGGCGGACGCGACCGATCGCTATCTGCAATGGCTGGCGGACGAAAACGCCCGCCGCTTCATCACCGCCGCGTCGGGCACCAACACACTCGAGACGCTGCGCCATTTCGTGCGCGAACGCTGCGGTCGCGACGATGTTCTTTTTCTGGGCATCTTCGATCGCACCACCGGCCTGCACATCGGCAACATCAAGTACGAGCCGGTGGACTCCGCAAAGGGGTACGCGATCATGGGATTGCTCATCGGCGACGCGGGCTCTCGCGGAAGCGGCGTCGCGGGTGAGGTGCTCGAGGCGAGCGCCGCCTGGCTTCGGTTGCACCGCGGGATCCGGCAGATCGTGCTGGGCGTGCAGAAGGATAATGTCGCTGCGATCCGCGCCTATGAAAAGGCGGGATTCAAGATCGCCGTCACGCCGCACATTCCCAATCCGGCTGGAAACGCCCTGACCATGGTGCGAAGCCTATGA
- the kdsB gene encoding 3-deoxy-manno-octulosonate cytidylyltransferase: MITVVIPARMASSRYPGKPLVPILGLPMIEHVRRRAMLATNIDSVVVATCDESIREAVEAFGGRAVMTKDTHERCTDRVEEAMQSLRGDIVAMVQGDEPLLMPDAVSNVVQPLLDDPTLQIVNLLSPLESADDYGNPNIVKAVCNRRCDVIYLTRAPVPFFRTTLPVPVYRQTGIMAFRAGFLPRFSALEPTPLEKAESVDMLRALEHGVRIAGVVAPYNTVGVDRPSDVAIAESHLQSDMIQAGIYKRICT; encoded by the coding sequence ATGATCACCGTCGTCATTCCGGCGCGGATGGCCTCGTCGCGCTATCCCGGCAAGCCCCTCGTTCCCATCCTCGGCCTTCCGATGATCGAGCATGTGCGACGCCGCGCCATGCTGGCGACCAACATCGACTCGGTCGTCGTGGCGACCTGCGACGAGTCGATTCGCGAGGCGGTCGAGGCCTTCGGCGGCCGCGCGGTGATGACCAAGGACACGCACGAGCGCTGCACCGACCGCGTGGAGGAGGCGATGCAATCGCTGCGCGGCGACATTGTGGCGATGGTCCAGGGCGACGAGCCGCTGCTCATGCCCGACGCCGTCTCCAACGTGGTGCAACCGCTGCTCGACGATCCCACGCTTCAGATTGTCAACCTGCTTTCGCCACTGGAATCCGCCGATGACTACGGCAATCCGAACATTGTGAAAGCGGTCTGCAACCGCCGCTGCGATGTGATCTATCTGACCCGAGCGCCAGTGCCCTTCTTCCGGACGACGCTGCCGGTGCCCGTCTACCGGCAAACCGGGATCATGGCTTTCCGCGCCGGGTTCCTGCCGCGCTTCAGCGCCCTCGAGCCGACGCCGCTGGAGAAGGCGGAGTCGGTGGACATGCTGCGGGCGCTCGAGCATGGCGTGCGGATCGCCGGCGTCGTGGCCCCCTACAACACGGTCGGCGTGGATCGGCCGAGCGACGTGGCGATCGCGGAGTCCCACCTTCAAAGCGATATGATTCAGGCCGGGATCTACAAAAGAATCTGCACATGA
- a CDS encoding YfcE family phosphodiesterase, with translation MKVALLGDIHGNHLALQAALDSAKTLGAERLLITGDLVGYYGRPKEVLAMLEPWKRDMVRGNHEEMLIKARSDAVFLAGVDSKFGIGLRRALEQLSAQQLDQLCALPHPLEIEIGGRRIQICHGSPWDIDQYIYPDADPKLLERCASPDFDVVVLGHTHHPLHRQIGRCHIVNPGSVGQPRNRRPGASWALLDSESLEVRHFVEPYDIASVVGETRTANPQLSYLWEVLERR, from the coding sequence ATGAAGGTCGCGTTGCTTGGGGACATCCATGGCAACCACCTCGCCCTGCAGGCGGCGCTGGACTCCGCGAAAACGCTGGGAGCCGAACGGTTGCTGATCACCGGAGATCTGGTGGGCTACTACGGCCGGCCGAAGGAAGTCCTGGCGATGCTTGAGCCGTGGAAGCGCGACATGGTGCGCGGCAACCACGAGGAGATGCTGATCAAGGCGCGATCGGACGCGGTCTTCCTCGCCGGAGTCGATTCGAAATTCGGCATTGGCCTGCGCCGCGCCCTGGAACAGCTCTCCGCGCAGCAGCTCGACCAACTCTGCGCGCTGCCTCATCCCCTGGAAATCGAGATCGGCGGTCGCCGCATCCAGATTTGCCATGGCTCGCCATGGGACATCGATCAATACATCTATCCGGATGCGGATCCGAAACTTCTGGAGCGATGCGCCAGCCCGGACTTCGACGTCGTGGTGCTGGGGCACACGCACCATCCGCTCCACAGACAGATCGGCCGATGCCACATCGTCAATCCGGGCTCCGTGGGCCAGCCGCGCAATCGCCGGCCCGGCGCTTCGTGGGCGCTGCTGGACAGCGAATCCCTCGAGGTCCGGCACTTTGTGGAGCCCTACGACATCGCGAGCGTGGTTGGCGAGACGCGGACGGCCAATCCCCAACTCTCCTATCTTTGGGAGGTTCTGGAACGACGATGA
- a CDS encoding polysaccharide biosynthesis PFTS motif protein translates to MSGRGRLRQVMRGYRALKRAGDLPRIMNAKIALTNLVLDTPVSKVSKIIFGAGSANAEIATRQFLLLRLASFNLNANLLRSLGKPGASLVHPLPPQWRDSLQRSGFSVAKFRCAVAWQGYLILAIGYGAAQIARGLAAGVKSLFQGKRNRPGRFIYFHGITRSELPQPGADGRSHDLVTWYLHWPGRAPNLESACHSVAGAPTCNVGEVAVMAIDRDPPFSSFAQWLRFLAWGAAAVLIAAVDLLRGRWWNALMLYDGARACRVRLQNSADLAREYLFPNSTASHRPLWTYEAERKGSRVTFYFYSTNCDQFKAREGYRPTQYLWQAMNWSRYLVWDQEQANFVRRAVGEAASVEIVGPIWFSASAVEVPKLPPNTIALFDIQPRRTSFMVTLGIETEYYVPEICNRFLLDVHEAARQRGWLVAWKRKRSMARNPRIAVSRSYEAAGERLAASDHLISIDPATSAFRLIEASSLVISIPFTSTALIARSLGKPSYYYDPSRIVQKDDRSARGIPVISGVDELRELLAMKCAEPTSADAAP, encoded by the coding sequence ATGAGCGGCCGAGGCCGCCTGCGGCAAGTCATGCGTGGCTACCGCGCGCTCAAGAGGGCGGGCGACCTTCCGCGCATCATGAACGCCAAGATCGCCCTGACGAATCTGGTCCTGGACACTCCGGTTTCGAAGGTTTCGAAAATCATTTTTGGAGCGGGAAGCGCCAACGCGGAAATCGCAACGCGGCAATTCCTGCTGCTGCGGCTGGCGTCGTTCAATCTCAATGCCAATCTGCTTCGCTCCCTCGGCAAGCCGGGAGCTTCGCTGGTCCATCCCCTTCCCCCGCAGTGGCGCGACTCGCTCCAGCGGAGTGGCTTTTCGGTGGCGAAGTTTCGCTGCGCGGTGGCGTGGCAGGGCTATCTGATTCTGGCCATTGGCTATGGCGCAGCGCAGATTGCCCGCGGTCTTGCCGCCGGTGTGAAATCGCTGTTCCAAGGCAAGAGAAATCGTCCCGGTCGATTCATCTATTTCCACGGCATCACGCGAAGCGAGCTGCCCCAGCCCGGCGCCGATGGCCGAAGCCATGACTTGGTGACTTGGTACCTGCACTGGCCGGGCCGTGCCCCGAATCTGGAGAGCGCCTGTCACAGCGTTGCCGGTGCGCCAACATGCAATGTGGGTGAAGTCGCGGTCATGGCCATCGACCGCGATCCACCATTTTCAAGTTTCGCCCAGTGGCTTCGCTTCCTCGCCTGGGGCGCGGCCGCGGTCCTCATCGCCGCCGTGGATCTGTTGCGTGGCCGCTGGTGGAACGCGCTCATGCTCTACGACGGCGCCCGCGCGTGCAGGGTCCGTCTTCAGAATTCCGCCGATCTCGCCCGCGAATATCTCTTTCCAAATTCGACCGCCTCCCACCGTCCGCTCTGGACCTACGAGGCGGAGCGCAAGGGCTCGCGCGTCACCTTCTACTTCTATTCCACCAATTGCGATCAATTCAAGGCGCGCGAGGGCTACCGGCCGACTCAGTACCTCTGGCAGGCGATGAATTGGAGCCGCTACCTGGTGTGGGACCAGGAGCAGGCGAATTTCGTCCGCCGCGCCGTCGGCGAAGCAGCGAGCGTCGAGATCGTCGGACCAATTTGGTTTAGCGCCTCGGCGGTCGAGGTGCCGAAGCTTCCACCCAACACCATCGCGCTCTTCGACATTCAGCCTCGGCGCACTTCCTTCATGGTCACGCTCGGGATCGAGACGGAGTACTACGTGCCGGAAATCTGCAACCGATTCCTGCTGGACGTGCACGAAGCCGCCCGGCAGCGTGGATGGCTCGTGGCATGGAAGCGCAAGCGCTCGATGGCCCGGAATCCGCGAATCGCAGTGAGCCGCTCCTACGAGGCCGCGGGTGAGCGGCTGGCGGCGTCCGACCATCTCATTTCAATCGATCCGGCGACCTCGGCGTTCCGCCTGATCGAGGCGAGCTCGCTGGTCATCTCCATCCCCTTCACCTCGACCGCGCTGATCGCCCGCTCGCTGGGAAAGCCCTCCTACTACTATGATCCGTCGCGCATCGTTCAGAAGGATGACCGGTCGGCGCGGGGCATACCCGTCATCTCCGGCGTGGACGAGTTGCGGGAGCTTCTGGCCATGAAATGCGCTGAACCAACATCCGCCGACGCGGCCCCATGA
- a CDS encoding acyltransferase has product MSFEGTVWISRNSFFTAEGGSIRVGHHTAFNNNAHINASVGGSIVIGKHCAIGPNVVMRTANHRFDDATKLIQESGHEPADIRIGDDVWIGANAVILGGTSIGDGAIIGAGAVVTKDVPSNAIAAGVPAKVLRYRGEKMATA; this is encoded by the coding sequence ATGAGCTTTGAGGGCACCGTCTGGATCTCGCGAAATTCCTTCTTCACCGCCGAGGGCGGATCGATTCGCGTCGGCCACCACACCGCGTTCAACAACAACGCCCACATCAACGCCTCGGTCGGCGGCTCGATCGTCATCGGCAAGCACTGCGCCATCGGTCCCAATGTGGTGATGCGGACCGCGAACCACCGCTTCGACGACGCGACCAAGCTGATCCAGGAGAGCGGCCATGAACCCGCCGACATCCGAATCGGCGACGACGTCTGGATCGGGGCCAACGCGGTCATCCTCGGCGGGACGAGCATCGGCGATGGCGCCATCATCGGCGCGGGTGCGGTGGTCACCAAGGATGTTCCCTCCAATGCCATCGCCGCGGGAGTGCCGGCGAAGGTGCTGCGCTACCGCGGCGAGAAGATGGCGACGGCATGA
- a CDS encoding class I SAM-dependent methyltransferase — MKTAAPQLSRHPLGFLQVSPLPSGEELEKYYRDQYFQAPTVKTYSRKYSQEELVLHQVACEVSDHLYRIERPGGTRSVFDIGCGEGFFLKGMKSLGWSVAGTDYSSEGISNHNPELKGEMTFGPALEVIEQFRKSGRTFGLVNLGNILEHVLDPLQLLDAVRPLMRADGLLRVVVPNDGSEFQAMLESLGCTGRPWIHPPDHLSYFNFDCLPGVLASRGYATLRLLGDFPIELYLLNKHSNYDLDKSRGPEAHLCRVRTVNHVRSRGVENYVRWAEGLAAGATSRSCIAFAKNAG, encoded by the coding sequence ATGAAAACCGCAGCACCCCAACTTTCGCGGCACCCCCTGGGATTTCTCCAAGTCTCGCCCCTGCCGTCCGGCGAGGAGTTGGAGAAGTACTACCGCGACCAGTATTTCCAGGCGCCGACGGTGAAAACCTATTCAAGGAAGTATTCGCAGGAGGAGCTGGTGCTCCACCAGGTGGCCTGCGAGGTCTCCGACCATCTCTACAGGATCGAGCGGCCGGGCGGAACCCGCAGCGTCTTTGACATCGGATGCGGCGAGGGATTCTTCCTTAAAGGAATGAAATCGCTCGGCTGGAGCGTCGCGGGAACGGACTACTCCTCCGAGGGAATCTCCAATCACAACCCGGAGCTCAAGGGCGAGATGACCTTCGGCCCCGCGCTTGAGGTCATCGAGCAATTTCGAAAATCCGGACGGACCTTCGGCCTGGTCAACCTGGGAAACATCCTTGAACACGTGCTGGATCCGCTGCAACTGCTCGATGCGGTGCGCCCCCTGATGCGCGCCGACGGACTGCTACGCGTGGTGGTGCCCAACGACGGCTCGGAATTCCAGGCGATGCTGGAATCCCTGGGCTGCACGGGCCGTCCGTGGATCCACCCGCCGGACCATCTCTCCTATTTCAATTTCGACTGCCTCCCGGGAGTGCTGGCCTCCCGCGGCTATGCGACCCTCCGCCTGCTGGGCGATTTTCCGATCGAGCTCTATCTGCTCAACAAGCATTCCAACTACGACCTGGACAAGAGCCGCGGCCCCGAAGCGCATCTTTGCCGGGTCCGCACCGTCAACCATGTGCGCAGCCGCGGCGTCGAGAATTATGTCCGCTGGGCGGAGGGATTGGCGGCGGGCGCCACATCCCGCAGTTGCATCGCCTTCGCAAAGAACGCCGGCTAG
- the pseI gene encoding pseudaminic acid synthase has protein sequence MKSHGTQLKIGTQHPPFVIAEMSGNHNQSLERALAIVEAAAKTGAHALKIQTYTPDTMTIDLDEREFHISDPKSLWSGTSLYKLYGQAFTPWEWHKPIFDHAHKLGIIAFSTPFDDTAVDFLESLDVPCYKIASFENTDIPLIRRVSATGKPVIISTGMASETELEETVTAARQAGCKDLVLLKCTSTYPATAENTNMLTIPDLRKRFACEAGISDHTMGVGVSVASVALGATVIEKHFTLSRADGGVDSAFSMEPEEMTQLVVESHRAWQALGTVSYGPTEAEKKSLQYRRSLYVVQDLKAGDVLTRANVRAIRPGLGLPPKHLDQVLGMKVKSPVKRGTALSWEFISK, from the coding sequence ATGAAATCCCACGGCACACAGCTCAAAATTGGAACGCAGCACCCGCCCTTCGTCATCGCGGAGATGTCCGGCAACCACAACCAGTCGCTGGAGCGCGCGCTTGCCATCGTGGAGGCGGCGGCCAAGACCGGGGCACACGCCCTCAAAATCCAGACCTACACGCCGGACACGATGACGATCGATCTGGACGAGCGCGAGTTCCACATCAGCGATCCCAAGAGTCTCTGGTCGGGCACTTCGCTCTACAAGCTCTATGGCCAGGCCTTCACGCCGTGGGAGTGGCACAAGCCCATCTTCGATCACGCACACAAATTGGGAATCATCGCCTTCAGCACTCCCTTCGACGACACGGCAGTGGATTTTCTCGAGAGCCTCGATGTCCCCTGCTACAAGATCGCGTCGTTCGAGAACACCGACATCCCACTGATCCGCCGAGTCTCCGCGACCGGCAAGCCGGTGATCATTTCGACCGGCATGGCCTCCGAAACGGAACTGGAGGAGACCGTGACCGCTGCGCGACAGGCGGGCTGCAAGGATCTTGTGCTGCTGAAATGCACCAGCACCTATCCGGCGACGGCGGAAAACACCAACATGCTGACCATTCCGGATCTGCGGAAAAGGTTCGCCTGCGAAGCCGGAATTTCCGATCACACGATGGGCGTGGGCGTCTCGGTGGCCAGCGTCGCCCTGGGCGCCACGGTCATCGAGAAGCACTTCACGCTCAGCCGCGCCGACGGCGGCGTGGACAGCGCCTTCTCCATGGAGCCCGAGGAAATGACGCAGCTGGTGGTGGAAAGCCATCGCGCCTGGCAGGCGCTGGGCACGGTGAGCTACGGTCCGACCGAGGCTGAGAAGAAGTCTCTTCAGTATCGGCGCTCGCTCTATGTGGTGCAGGACCTGAAGGCCGGCGATGTGCTGACGCGCGCCAACGTCCGGGCCATCCGGCCGGGACTGGGCCTGCCGCCGAAGCACCTGGACCAAGTGCTGGGCATGAAGGTCAAGAGCCCCGTGAAGCGCGGGACGGCGCTGAGCTGGGAATTCATTTCCAAATGA
- a CDS encoding SDR family oxidoreductase, producing the protein MSHPTTFSPSREHNVVALTGAGGFLVSEMGKGLSAKGWKVALLDTNLENAERVADSIRKQNGEALAIQLDVCHKDQYESALKTILGKWGRLDGTVFGAGFNAPTPFMDITVEEWNKILAVQLTGTMLGCQVFGQQMLKQGRGSIVTISSASAGPPLSKAFTYSVAKAGVKNLTQNLAREWATQGVRVNALRPGFFPTEWSKQNFITPAREKAILGHTPMARYGKPSELVGAVAWLLSDEASFVTGSEVAVDGGFSAMTI; encoded by the coding sequence ATGAGCCATCCCACCACCTTCTCCCCCAGCCGCGAGCACAACGTCGTCGCCCTCACCGGTGCCGGAGGTTTTCTCGTCTCGGAAATGGGCAAGGGCCTCTCCGCCAAGGGCTGGAAGGTGGCGCTGCTGGACACGAACCTTGAGAACGCCGAGCGCGTCGCCGATTCCATCCGCAAGCAGAATGGCGAGGCGCTGGCGATCCAACTGGATGTCTGCCACAAGGACCAATACGAGAGCGCTCTCAAGACCATCCTTGGCAAATGGGGGCGACTGGATGGCACGGTCTTCGGCGCCGGGTTCAACGCGCCGACTCCCTTCATGGACATCACCGTGGAGGAGTGGAACAAGATTCTTGCCGTGCAGCTCACCGGCACAATGCTGGGCTGCCAGGTCTTCGGCCAGCAGATGCTCAAGCAGGGACGGGGCTCGATCGTGACCATCTCCTCCGCTTCGGCGGGCCCGCCGCTCTCCAAGGCCTTCACCTATTCCGTGGCCAAGGCCGGCGTCAAGAACCTGACCCAGAATCTCGCCCGCGAATGGGCCACGCAGGGCGTGCGCGTGAACGCCCTTCGCCCCGGCTTCTTTCCCACCGAATGGTCCAAGCAGAATTTCATCACGCCCGCGCGCGAGAAGGCCATCCTTGGACACACGCCGATGGCGCGTTACGGAAAACCCTCCGAGCTGGTCGGTGCGGTGGCCTGGCTGCTTTCCGATGAAGCGAGCTTCGTCACCGGAAGCGAGGTCGCCGTCGACGGCGGCTTCTCCGCCATGACGATTTGA
- a CDS encoding class I SAM-dependent methyltransferase produces the protein MSDSCPVCGSANTELQGDYRGVHPAFLGLKRARCLDCEMVFATPMPGEQALEQFNASYFSSAHGGKPHSPVSTAFFAGIARLRAAHLDRYVSKSSKPVSRVLELGPGPGFFARDWMEKHPATQYLAVETDSSCHASLKKIGVHILESASAPGVGKPVDLVVMSHVLEHVSDPVAFLSESTRNLRSGGVLFIEVPCRDWEHKSLDEPHLLFFDKAPMKHLLGKLSFTDIQTSYHGQEIDSLRGASGLTAMAMAIRSRIIAMGIVAPFGGMRPGLECLSDPLERAVLAPYRAHRESQKPAWWLRALATKQ, from the coding sequence ATGAGCGACTCCTGCCCGGTCTGCGGAAGCGCCAACACCGAGTTGCAGGGCGACTATCGCGGAGTGCATCCCGCCTTCCTTGGCTTGAAGCGAGCCCGCTGCCTCGATTGCGAAATGGTCTTCGCCACTCCCATGCCCGGAGAGCAGGCGCTGGAGCAGTTTAACGCCAGCTACTTTTCGTCGGCGCATGGAGGCAAGCCGCACAGTCCCGTCTCCACCGCGTTTTTCGCGGGGATCGCACGGCTGCGCGCGGCGCATCTCGATCGCTACGTGTCCAAGTCCTCGAAGCCCGTGTCGCGCGTGCTCGAACTCGGTCCCGGCCCCGGCTTCTTCGCGCGCGACTGGATGGAGAAGCATCCCGCGACTCAGTACCTGGCCGTCGAAACCGACAGCTCCTGCCATGCCTCTCTGAAAAAGATCGGCGTGCACATCCTCGAGAGCGCCTCTGCCCCCGGCGTCGGCAAGCCCGTCGATCTGGTCGTCATGTCCCACGTGCTGGAGCATGTCTCCGATCCCGTCGCGTTCCTCTCGGAGTCCACCCGGAACCTGCGCAGCGGCGGCGTGCTCTTCATCGAAGTGCCCTGCCGGGATTGGGAGCACAAATCCCTGGACGAGCCGCACCTGCTATTTTTCGACAAGGCACCCATGAAGCACCTGCTGGGCAAATTGAGTTTCACCGACATCCAGACGAGCTATCACGGGCAGGAGATCGACAGCCTGCGCGGGGCTTCCGGGCTCACCGCGATGGCGATGGCGATTCGCTCCCGGATCATCGCCATGGGAATCGTCGCGCCGTTCGGAGGCATGCGACCGGGCTTGGAATGTCTTTCCGATCCCCTGGAACGCGCCGTTCTCGCCCCCTACCGCGCCCACCGCGAGTCGCAGAAGCCCGCGTGGTGGCTGCGCGCATTGGCGACCAAGCAGTAG
- a CDS encoding acyltransferase, producing the protein MAITPAKLGSVIAKGDIRFHLYERWSLLRGKWSTAVSKLFYGGRLKIQKPYRVWGKIRFLLMGPGTITIGKDFHAVSARNRSVFTLFTPCHLTIIGEGRIEIGEHVGLNGNVIAARSKVTIGDYTMIGPNTMIIDHDGHQAWPPRERWTTPGAAAPIVIEPDVWIGMNCIILKGVTVGRGSIIAAGSVVIGDVDPGCLYAGNPAKKIKELG; encoded by the coding sequence ATGGCCATCACCCCCGCCAAGCTCGGCTCCGTGATCGCGAAGGGGGACATTCGATTCCATCTCTACGAGCGATGGTCGCTTCTGCGGGGCAAATGGTCGACGGCCGTCAGCAAACTTTTTTACGGCGGCCGGCTCAAGATTCAAAAGCCCTACCGCGTCTGGGGCAAGATCCGATTCCTGCTGATGGGTCCCGGCACGATCACCATCGGGAAGGACTTTCACGCGGTCTCGGCGCGGAATCGCTCGGTCTTCACGCTCTTCACCCCCTGCCACCTGACGATCATCGGCGAAGGCCGGATCGAGATCGGCGAGCATGTGGGCTTGAACGGGAATGTCATCGCGGCCCGCAGCAAGGTGACCATCGGCGACTACACCATGATTGGCCCCAACACCATGATCATCGATCACGACGGGCACCAGGCCTGGCCGCCGCGGGAACGCTGGACCACACCCGGCGCGGCCGCGCCGATCGTCATCGAGCCCGATGTGTGGATCGGAATGAACTGCATTATTCTCAAGGGCGTCACGGTGGGGCGCGGGTCGATCATCGCCGCGGGCAGCGTGGTGATCGGCGACGTCGACCCCGGCTGCCTCTACGCCGGAAATCCGGCGAAGAAAATCAAAGAGCTCGGATAA